A DNA window from Phragmites australis chromosome 11, lpPhrAust1.1, whole genome shotgun sequence contains the following coding sequences:
- the LOC133884107 gene encoding uncharacterized protein LOC133884107, protein MAGRQQWGGRHEGFGSGRFGCGARRTSTRGGFGHNDGRSWQPRGVRSNPHLQDSSKDDMALEVGSGSQPPDPWAAAASKENRGRLDHWAEMQSEWVVNPQQGEVAREIHAPSASKSIGSDVSAFVSSRALNVNASASLVKGEWGSSFEAGACFSCGSFDHLVKDCPSSIRCFRCGRDGHGSRMCPKRQPWEFIAPVCGTQCAEQAFFFIENVPNANAIKERSSLAMITVVKGVASTQ, encoded by the coding sequence ATGGCGGGCCGTCAGCAGTGGGGTGGTCGACATGAGGGCTTTGGATCTGGGAGATTTGGTTGTGGTGCGAGGCGTACTTCGACCCGTGGAGGATTTGGCCACAATGATGGAAGATCTTGGCAGCCAAGGGGTGTTAGGTCAAATCCTCATCTTCAAGATTCTTCTAAGGATGATATGGCTTTGGAGGTGGGTTCAGGATCTCAGCCCCCAGATCCATGGGCGGCTGCGGCTTCTAAAGAAAATCGAGGCCGGCTGGATCACTGGGCCGAGATGCAATCAGAATGGGTGGTGAATCCTCAACAAGGAGAAGTGGCTCGAGAGATTCATGCCCCATCTGCCTCTAAGTCTATTGGTTCTGATGTAAGTGCCTTTGTTTCTTCCCGGGCTCTAAATGTAAATGCTTCTGCTTCTCTTGTGAAAGGGGAATGGGGTTCAAGCTTTGAGGCTGGTGCTTGTTTTAGTTGTGGGTCTTTTGATCACTTGGTTAAAGACTGCCCTAGTTCTATTCGGTGCTTTAGATGTGGGCGAGATGGGCATGGATCTAGGATGTGTCCTAAGAGACAGCCTTGGGAGTTTATTGCTCCAGTGTGTGGAACTCAATGTGCTGAGCAGGCCTTTTTCTTTATTGAGAATGTGCCAAATGCGAATGCCATCAAAGAAAGATCCAGTTTAGCTATGATTACTGTGGTTAAGGGTGTTGCTTCTACTCAGTAA
- the LOC133884208 gene encoding protein ESMERALDA 1-like — translation MQGQAYSRLGSFGGAPSPSRAGAGVGRRTPAKGGSARGAPGSTAAAGWCGVGAAGRAARAVLAALLRRQAVFLFAPLLYVAAMLLYMGSLPLDAVPRIMARQAPGSVYRSPQLYARLRADMDADNSTDALATVWRHTYKGGAWRPCINNGTNGLPESNGYIYVEANGGLNQQRTSICNAVAIAGFLNATLIIPNFNFHSIWRDPSKFRDIYDEDQFVQRLQNDVRIVDRVPDFIMERFGHNLSHVFNFKIKAWAPIQYYKDVVLPKLVEERFIRISPFANRLSFDAPPAVQRLRCLANFEALKFSEPIASLSETLVTRMRETSVESNGKYIAVHLRFEEDMVAFSCCVYDGGDEERKEMDAAREIGWRGKFTKRGRVIRPGVIRMNGKCPLTPLEVGLMLRGMGFSNKTAIFLASGKIYRAEKSMAPLLEMFPLLQTKETLASEEELAPFKNFSSRMAAIDYSVSAQSEVFVTTQGGNFPHFLMGHRRYLYGGHSKTIKPDKRRLAVLFDNPRIGWKSLKRHLLNMRAHSDAKGVEMKRPNESIYTFPCPDCMCRLNRTEHSKPRHTR, via the exons ATGCAGGGCCAGGCGTACAGCCGCCTGGGGAGCTTCGGCGGGGCGCCGTCCCCCTCGCGGGCCGGCGCTGGCGTGGGAAGGCGGACGCCCGCGAAGGGAGGCTCGGCGAGGGGCGCCCCGGggagcacggcggcggccgggtgGTGCGGCGTCGGCGCGGCGGGGAGGGCCGCGAGGGCGGTGCTCGCGGCGCTTCTGCGGAGGCAGGCAGTGTTCCTCTTCGCGCCGCTGCTGTACGTCGCCGCGATGCTGCTGTACATGGGCTCACTCCCGCTCGACGCTGTGCCTCGGATCATGGCGCGCCAGGCGCCCGGGTCGGTGTACCGCAGCCCGCAGCTGTACGCGCGACTCCGTGCCGACATGGACGCAGACAACTCCACCGACGCG CTAGCAACTGTATGGAGGCACACCTACAAAGGTGGCGCATGGCGACCCTGCATAAACAATGGGACAAATG GTTTGCCTGAATCAAATGGCTACATATATGTTGAGGCAAATGGCGGCTTAAATCAACAAAGGACATCG ATATGCAATGCAGTCGCTATTGCTGGTTTTCTGAATGCTACTCTTATTATCCCAAATTTCAATTTCCATAGCATTTGGAGGGATCCTAG CAAATTCAGGGATATTTATGATGAAGATCAATTTGTACAACGTCTGCAAAATGATGTTCGCATAGTTGACAGAGTGCCTGACTTTATAATGGAGCGGTTCGGTCACAATCTCAGCCATGTATTCAATTTCAAGATAAAGGCTTGGGCCCCTATTCAATACTACAAAGATGTTGTTCTTCCTAAGTTAGTTGAGGAAAG ATTCATCAGGATTTCTCCTTTTGCCAACCGGCTCTCATTTGACGCACCACCTGCTGTTCAACGGTTGAGATGTTTGGCAAATTTTGAAGCCTTAAAATTTTCGGAGCCAATTGCATCTTTATCTGAAACTTTAGTTACTCGAATGAGAGAGACAAGCGTTGAAAGCAATGGGAAATATATCGCAGTGCATCTTCGTTTTGAGGAG GATATGGTTGCCTTTTCATGTTGTGTctatgatggtggtgatgaggagaggaaggagatggaTGCAGCTAGAGAGATAGGTTGGAGAGGGAAGTTTACTAAGAGAGGACGAGTAATAAGGCCAGGAGTGATAAGAATGAATGGAAAATGTCCGCTTACACCTTTGGAG GTTGGATTAATGCTTCGTGGAATGGGATTCAGCAATAAGACCGCAATCTTTTTGGCGTCTGGAAAGATTTACAGAGCTGAAAAGAGCATGGCTCCTCTTCTTGAAATGTTTCCTCTCCTACAGACAAAAGAAACTCTAGCATCAGAAGAGGAACTTGCTCCATTTAAG AATTTCTCCTCAAGGATGGCTGCTATTGACTACAGTGTTTCTGCCCAAAGTGAAGTTTTTGTGACCACACAAGGTGGAAATTTCCCTCATTTCCTTATGGGTCACAGGAGGTACTTGTATGGTGGGCATTCGAAAACAATTAAACCAGACAAAAGAAGGCTAGCTGTACTCTTTGATAATCCACGTATAGG ATGGAAGTCATTGAAACGGCACTTACTTAATATGAGAGCACACAGTGATGCCAAAGGGGTTGAAATGAAAAGACCAAATGAATCCATATACACCTTTCCATGTCCTGACTGCATGTGCCGCTTGAACAGAACCGAACATTCAAAACCCAGACACACCAGATAG